Genomic DNA from Cloeon dipterum chromosome 3, ieCloDipt1.1, whole genome shotgun sequence:
ACTAATTTCTAgcgtttaattataaaatttgagccGCTGCTAACGTGTGCTATCATCCAGTGCTATAATTTTCCCGATGACGATTGTTTTAGAATCACCGCCTGAAGATGACGACGAGAGCACGAAAGGCAGCACCAACAGTGGCGGTGGCAACGACAAGAGCGACTTGCTGAGCTCGAAACAGCGGCACCAGATGAAGCACCGCGAGCTGTTCCTCTCGCGCCAAGTGGAGACCCTGCCAGCGACGCACATTCGCGGCAAGTGCTCTGTCACCCTGCTCAATGAGACAGAATCCCTGCTCTCCTACCTCAATAAAGATGTAAGCGTCTCACTCTGATGAAATGTGATAAAAAGCTAACCTAATGTGTTTCACATTGCCTACGCAGGATACCTTTTTCTACTGCTTAGTATTCGACCCGGCTCAAAAGACTTTGCTCGCCGACAAGGGCGAGATCCGAGTCGGCAGCCGCTACCAGGCAGACAACATACCCCTTCTCAAAGAAGGAGAAAACGATGACAGGAACATGGCAGACTTGGAGACTCTTGTGTGGACTCCTGAACACAACCTCACCGACAGACAGATCGACCAGTTTCTTGTCATTTCCAGGTAAGTGAGATTCATTGTTCCATATTATATACGGTGTATTTTTGGTTTGTAATGTCTAGTTTAATAGTTGCTAAAATAACTTGATTATAAATCCATTGTAccaagagagaaaataatgttgatttgtcatcttaattatatttttaaaaattgaaataagaaaattaaaatttgctgttaaTATTCAGGATCTTTAGTATTATCTCATTTCTCAATCCAAGTTTATTCTTATCAttgcacaaacaaaaatgcttTGGAGATTAATTCAGCTCAAGTTGGATGAGTTTTGAAACCAAATTAGCTCCTATAAATATAGAAGACAATTTTATGATGTTCATACATtgatatatacatatttagtTGCGAATTCTAAAGATTACAAATTGTGACCTAGAGTCTATCGAATAGGTCATTTTTGCATCACCTGGTTTGACACTATTCTTGTTCCGCAGATCTGTGGGCACATTTGCTCGTGCCTTGGACTGTTCTAGTTCCATCAAGCAGCCATCCCTTCACATGAGTGCAGCTGCTGCTTCGAGGGATGTAACTTTGGTGAGTGCTGGCCGATCACTCAGTTTGCTCCTGGGTTCTAATCTTGGCTCTCTGTCCCCCAGTTCCACGCTATGGATACGCTTCACAAGCACGAGTACAACACGGCAGATGCCATCAGCCAATTAGTGCCGACGTCGGGTCCAGTTTTGTGTCGAGACGAGATGGAAGAGTGGTCGGCGTCTGAGGCGAATCTCTTTGAAGAGGCATTGGAGAAATACGGCAAGGATTTCAATGACATTCGTCAGGATTTTGTAAGTGAAGCAAGGTGAAACTTCCAGACAATTTTCTAACTTGGAACATACTTTACAGCTACCATGGAAGACTTTAAAGAATATAATTGAGTACTATTACATGTGGAAAACCACAGATCGGTATGTGCAGCAAAAAAGAGTGAAGGCGGTAGAGGCCGAGTCAAAACTGAAGCAAGTGTACATTCCAAATTAGTAAGTTATCCTGGCATCCTCTGTTTGGTTTTCCTAACAAAATTCATTCGCAGCAATAAACCAAATCCAGCAGTAATTAATAGCAGTAAAGGTGGCATTGTCAATGGCAATGGAGGTGAAATCAACAGTGGAGGAAAAGCCTGTGAATCCTGTAGTGGTAAGTTTGAACTATCTTTGGTTGAATCCCTCCTCATTGCAATTTGAAACAGCAACTTCATCAAGTCAGTGGTATGCCTGGGGGCCATCGCAGATGCATTGCAAGCTGTGCAGCAACTGCTGGAACTACTGGAAAAAGTATGGTGGTCTCAAGAGTCCCTCAAGGATAGGTAGGTctcaaatttcatattataagCTGATTTGTTCTAATTTGGAATGCATTTTTCAGAGGAAAATGATTGCGATTTGAAGAAAAAGTCGAGCGGAAGCATCTCGGACGAAGAGCGAGGAAGCAGCATCAACGGCCACAGACACAGATGCACCATCGTCAACTGTGGAAAGGTAATATATTATGTACCTGAAATGCAAGGTGTGTCGTGATTACCAGAGTAAAATGCTCTTGTTACATTGTATAATAAACATTCTTCATTGATAGACCTAGACCTGTGTATGTTGGTCTCAGAATTTATTTGGCTAACCTAATTTTGGGCGTTCTAGTGAGCTCTGTGTTTGGTAAAGCCTAGCCTattctttccaaattttacagGGACTTGAagatttttccatatttttattattagaatGGCATAACCAAATACTGAAACAATCCAGTTTCTTTTATCTTCAATTGCTTACTTCcagcatttttgtttgaaatgggGTGTTCTATTTTACCGATTTTCAACTTCTGGTTTTCACGTCTCTAAATAATGTAACGGTTGTCAAATTTACATGCAATCACTTTTGAACATAATATATGGAACTGATAAGTGGATTGTTTCCTTAGGAGTTCAAACTGAAGGCCCACTTGGCCAGACACTACGCCACCGCTCACGGCCTGGCAATTCGCTCCGGATCTCCAAGGCCAATAATGAAGACGAGAACAGCCTTCTACCTGTTCTCAACGCCACTGACCCGCGTCTCAAGACGACTCTGCCGCAACCTGCTGATGGTGCGCCATGCCGCAAGAGCCCCCTTTTGGCCCATCAACATCGCCACTATCAAGCAAGACTGTAAGATTTGTCGCAAACCCTGCCAccgcattgttttaaaattcatcttgTTCTGCTTTCAGGCCAAATGCAGATCGTGGGGAAAAGTTACGAGGAGCTGAAAGAACTGACCAAGTATAAGAAAAAGGACCGGGGAAGCGTGACTAACATTGCCACCTCGCTGGCCAAGGGAGAGCTGATTGTGCCCCCATGGCTAGCGCCCACCGACAAAGCGCTCATTCCCAAATCAGAGAGGATTTCCTTCCCCAGGCCACCAAAGGGACCAGGTACTTCTAGTGCcattatattttcttctttgtttttcataaattttattatattcgtgatttaatttttcctcactCATTGCTCATTATACTGAGCATGTTGCTGATAAAATCGTTGTTTTTCTAGTTCAAGATTATTATGTCTAAAGCTATTTagcttttaaacaaaattgatgaaCATGAATGATATAAATTCACTTGGTAGtaatgtgtaaattttttttaaataaataggaaCGGTATGATATATCAAGTCTACTTTACCTTGTACtctttgtaaacaaaataCTGAGTGCTGCTtatgaaaggaatttttattgctaaatttttttttcagatggCAGCATTATCTATGAGAGAGTACCCAACAAGCCAGAAGCTGAAAAGGTGATCCAGAATTCTCAGATCGGAATCCACAACATGTCGTCTTCGTCCTCCCTAAAGAGGAGGGCCTATGAAGAAATCAATGGATTGGACCGTAAGTATCTGCAtataaagcaaattaaatttttcatttctctaatttctttccttttgatttatatttgaagAGGATAAATTGGGGAAGTTTCTCtctgtcaaaaaatttatatttctgttTTGCTGGAGACTTGATTGGAAAGAGAAActgaagtgatttttttactattatgCTTACCTTTTAAAATCGCGATAAAATGAATGGATAGTATGTTGCAACTTTACTGGCTGTGCttagatatttatatttcataatcTAATTCTGCTGCTTCAGCTGACATGGCTGAGTGGGGTGAAGAGGTGAGCTTACCACCCCCACGACAGCGCTGGCCCCACTCTGAGATCAACCCTCTGGCGCGTGACCTGACGAGCATCTCTGGCCCGCCACCAAGCAAGCGGCCCCACAAGGAGAACTCGGGCGCAAGTGCAGCCAACTACATCCCCAGACACATGGGCCAGACGCCGGGTAGAGCCGTGACCCAGCAGAACGGCAAGACCAAGATTGGCACGCTGACGCAGCTGAAAAACGGACAGAAGCGGATGTCATGGTCCGACGCGCCTGATGACATGTACTTCCATGTCCCTGACAGCACTAAGTGAGTCATATTTAAcaatctttaaaataacacTGGGAGAGTTGCTGTCATTACATCAAAATGGTTTTCACTTAATAGACCAGGGTTTGGCAAAAGAAGAGATGGTTGACAAAAAGACTTgtcattgtttttttctggaaataacCGCCCCtttttacatttgaatttaataattaaacttgaTATTCCCCTATTatattgtgatttaaaaacaaacaaaattgctaaaaaatatttcctaaaaacttcaaaaaatggaaatgtctttcttaaaaattcagtatCTTTTGGCTTACATTAGATGCCCGAGACGCCTAAAATCGTTTTTGGGTGtcaaattaccaaaaaacGCAAGAGAACATTTTTCGTCAAgtaaatgtttgttttgatttttcacttatTACAGAAATACATTTCACGATTTTACGTTAATTGGTTTCCAAATGTCATATTTGTATCCAACTGAAGaacgaattttaacaaattgttcCCCATTTTAAAGAATTCAACTGAGTGTTTTTATcgcatatattttattctagtttaaaaacgttttattataaatatttcatggcGTTCATGAATACTTTTGATCTccataatataaaaagtaatttgttgcgtaatttaaaaaaaatctgtctcCAAGCTTTAAAACTTGCAAATATGTGTTATTTTACTAAGAACACGggtaaaaatagcaataaatttccatcgTCTGGAAATATCAGCTATGGAAAAACTGCAAACCATGAAATAATAcccattttgtttaaattgattttttttaattcgagttGGTGACGTGGCTGATGAAAGCGTGTATTATTGAAGGTTTTTCTGTTTCTTAAAGTACAGATATCACAACGGTTCATGTGGAGCTGttttgttgataaatttatttgaataa
This window encodes:
- the MTA1-like gene encoding metastasis-associated protein MTA3, with amino-acid sequence MTANMYRVGDYVYFESSSTSPYQIRRIEELNKTPNGNVEAKVMCFYRRRDLPNSLIMLADKHQMASADESPVVAKLKKLWLKAPSADEAEAVQPLESPPEDDDESTKGSTNSGGGNDKSDLLSSKQRHQMKHRELFLSRQVETLPATHIRGKCSVTLLNETESLLSYLNKDDTFFYCLVFDPAQKTLLADKGEIRVGSRYQADNIPLLKEGENDDRNMADLETLVWTPEHNLTDRQIDQFLVISRSVGTFARALDCSSSIKQPSLHMSAAAASRDVTLFHAMDTLHKHEYNTADAISQLVPTSGPVLCRDEMEEWSASEANLFEEALEKYGKDFNDIRQDFLPWKTLKNIIEYYYMWKTTDRYVQQKRVKAVEAESKLKQVYIPNYNKPNPAVINSSKGGIVNGNGGEINSGGKACESCSATSSSQWYAWGPSQMHCKLCSNCWNYWKKYGGLKSPSRIEENDCDLKKKSSGSISDEERGSSINGHRHRCTIVNCGKEFKLKAHLARHYATAHGLAIRSGSPRPIMKTRTAFYLFSTPLTRVSRRLCRNLLMVRHAARAPFWPINIATIKQDCQMQIVGKSYEELKELTKYKKKDRGSVTNIATSLAKGELIVPPWLAPTDKALIPKSERISFPRPPKGPDGSIIYERVPNKPEAEKVIQNSQIGIHNMSSSSSLKRRAYEEINGLDPDMAEWGEEVSLPPPRQRWPHSEINPLARDLTSISGPPPSKRPHKENSGASAANYIPRHMGQTPGRAVTQQNGKTKIGTLTQLKNGQKRMSWSDAPDDMYFHVPDSTKVHFRKLRKQLTNSDLRRAARKPWRRLRCNEADMLAAAVAAAAATATRPLSMVE